CTAAAGCGTGTCTATTGTCGCTGACAATAgctaattttaaacattcttCCGCCATTGTTATGTCACCCACAgtctaaaattgaaataattggtactaaatactaaactctataaataaaatcaaacattTATCAAAGAGATAATTTCAACTGTTATCCAAAAAATTGCACgttataagaaattatatacgTACAAGAGCAATGTGTGAAATGTTATACCATATGTCTGCCATATTTTCGTCAGTAGAAAGACTAATTGCTCTTTCAAAACAAGATATGACATGATCGTATTGCTGAGCATAAAAACAACATAATCcaagattattaaataattcagcATTATATACTCCCATTTGTAACAATCGTCTACACGGAAAAGAACGtcgcaattatatttttaattgtttctatttattacatcTACAACTGTATTTACCTATAATATCGTAAAGCTAATTCCGGTTGatcattataaaaatgatgtaTTCCGATACTTGCTATTGCTTCTGTATGAGAAGCATCTTCCTgagcaattaatttatagtattttaatGACATACTCATATTATTCAGACCGTCGAATATACGTCCCATTTCAGTAAGAATATTAACATCATTAGAAAAATACTCAAGACCTTTTTTACATGTATCTAAAGCTGTTAATGGTTGATCAAGTCTAATATAAACTCTGATTAATCTCAAGATCACTTCTATAGTTTTAGAATCTTTTAACGCTGATTTAAATTGTTGTTCAGCGTCTCTGATTAATCCTAGACTGTAATAACATTTTCCAAGTTGTACTTTCCACCACCAATCTTTATAATGACAAATTTGAGTTGCTTGCACTGCTAAATCTAGTGCCTACATGTAGCATTGTAGCAGTTAATAGAATTATAGCGAACACTAATAATTCTTATTGATAATAAGTATTGATCGATACATGTATGTTTACTCACATATCTAACATCATGttcgtgataatatatatactcaAATAATGGTTTTGCAATACTTGGTTGACTAgcatatttagaaatatttaatcgtgACAATTGTATAAAAGGTCCTCCCGGCTCTGTTAACATAGATGCTGTGCCTAATCTATATAAcatatctattttaattttgaatgtACAACAAccgaaaattttaattaaaatgtaagtGATAATCGTACCTAACGCTGCGACTAGAAATTGCAGTAATTGGTCTGGCTGTCATAGCTGTTCTGGGTGTCCTTAAAGTTTGCTCAATCGACTGAGACATAGCAGATTGAGTAGCTGGTCGCACAACACCAGTAAGTGGTCTACCTACAAAacatatcatatttttatgttgcaaTTCCAACTTATCTCTATTTTActactttaaattatttttggcTCTCAAGGACAAACCTGATTGAGTTTTGGGCCGCAGACATTGTCCCACAGAAGAAGTACCAGGAGTTTTTAAAGATGTTCCTGGTCTAGGCATAGAagatattgtataattatctAATAGACTTTCAGCAATTCCTTCCTCTTCTCCTTCTATATCGTCTACGTATACTTGTAATGTTAAGGCACGCATTTTTAAGACCCATATAGTctacaatgaaaaatacaaacgTTTCTATAGAGATGTAAATTGTTGTTTCACATGTAAGTACATTAAACATACTTATACCTGATCAAGAGGattcttttgtaataaatttgtacataTTGTTGCGCAATCTTCATATTTTCCTTGactgaataaatttaaagcTTTAAATAAGTCCAtgatttaagctattaatatAGCTTAATAGAAaacgtttttaatattttgtattaaagtTTAAGAGAAAggagtaatatattttagcaAATCATACTACGGTATTTAATCTATCTAAATATCTAGTTATGCGatagaaataaacgaattttaCATGTACGAAGATATTGATTATGCTGCTTATAACCCCGTGTATAGATGAGGGAATAAAGCAGCATATACTTCTTCTATACTTTGTGTAAAAGTGCGTAGAATCgatgataaatgttataaaacacAATTTAGTTGATTGactttatattatcataaagtaCATTTGCAATAACAATTCTGATACGcttaaataatatcatttacTCTATTCATTCATACTAACAAAAGGGTTACTTATggaaataaaaggaatattatttcgatatacaaaaaatatcttttatatacaaaaatgttttactaTATACAAAGAATAACAAAGTAGTATCTTATATATTTAGCTTGTTTCGTACATGTCAAAATTTGACAAAGAAAACGTGTTTACTtgctttttcatattatttttattcatattatgTGTAACTTGTGatcgaaattataattaatattataaattatatctataattataaaGATGGAATACTTTGATAATAATGACACGAGGTTAGTGTGCATCGGAAATacttcgtaaaattaatttcgtgtTGTATTATACGTGTTCGCCTCTCTTATTTAGCATCCAACGAGCTTTCGACGAGTTctttaaaacaaaaagtatAGAAGAACAATGCACGGAAGAATCCTTGATGCAACTGCATGAAGTATTTTTGGTACTTTCGAATTAAGAAAAAGCTTAAATATTGtctaaaaaattgcaaaacaaATCAACGTTTAATATACAACTAgtataatatgaataatatttccaaatttgaTATCTCTAACATGTAGTTGAATAATTAGTATAATCattcttgttttcttttattaacagaatataattaaaaaattaacagttatataacgtatagGCTTCGCCAAATGAAGAAATGGATGTAACCCAATTGTATGATgcgtttgaaaatatattgcacATTCAAATGCCACATAATGAATTCaaaattctgtttaaaaaGGTAACAACGTAGatttacgtacatacatataatttctatgtttccatttattaattttagatgAACTTAAAGAGAGATGGGAATATTACTTGGAATGAATTTATCtcgtatttattaatagaatttcAGAGAAAAGATACCACGTTACAATGGCAAATATTGAGACTTCCAATAACTGATATTCCTCAACTTTTGAAATCGCATCACCGCACCGCTATACACAAAATCATGTTTTATCCTGAAGTCTTGCCCGTACGTGATACATcgtatatcttttaataaatatgtttatttgacgatgatatacatattattacttgtaatttttatgtgTATATCCGTAGGATAGAACTACAAGCTTTCATAGAGGGTTTTATTTAACTGTGACTAAAGAGGGAATCATAAATTACTGGTCTTTAGATTTAAAATACGAACGGAGCGCGCAATCTGTAAATCGttagtaacgttatatcctacatTCTTTTACGTACATGCATTTGTTTCCGAAATTTCTATCTCTGCAGCGTGTTTAAAAGTTCAACACACTTTAATAACTGACATGATAGTAATGCCCGATATACAAGTAGTATGCACAAGTTCTACGGAGTGCGATTTAAGATTTTATGATACAGCAGCAAAGAAGTTTGATCTTCGAATAATGGTTagttatattttctaaataaacagTAGTTTTTCTATAAACGAACTCTTCGTTATTAAAACGATTGTACGATTAGATATCAGGCTTGGAGTATGCGGTCATTTGTATGGATTATTATTTcagtaaaaatatcaaagaggATTCTTATATCGTACTTGGAGATATGAGTGGATCTGTCAAAGTCATGTCTTTTAGTCCGATAGAGAGAGGACCGTTTAAACAAGAACCTCAACGTgatagtttatttattcgcTATGAATCTGTTCTCAaggtaaataatttatcttcaGAAACTTGTGTCATCGCGTATGTTAATTACGCGTACGAACCAAAAGTCACAAAAAAATCACAGTCTGCTCGATAATCGATATCGTCAAATATTTTCGggatttcgaaagaaattctCGGTCAAATTAATCTTCGAGTTCTCATACGTGATATACACGTTAAAGATATCCTAGGACAGATCGATGTATCAGCGGTTCTGCAATATCCTATATAAACTTGTGCTTCCTACATAAACATGTTTTAATACGTTGTAACGTGCATTATAGGGTGAACTGAAAGGattgaaaattgtagaatttaaGAATGTACATACAGATTGGGTGAAACAAGTAGCCTATTATGGAAGTTTAAGAGCTTTCATGTCCAGCAGTAGATGTTGTAATTGTTCTTTGTTATTTAGTGATCTCACAGGAGCAAGGATCCAATACAAATTCAAAGTTAACATGGGAATATCTTGCTTCACCTTTAGCGAAGGTATTTTAGCATAAACTTCCCCTCGCTTAtcgacatatatgtatgttgtaAGTACATggtactttttaaaaatatatccactTAGAGGGTCAGTTATTAATAACCGGTGGACCAGATTGCATAGTTCGGGTTTGGAATCCTTTCGTGACCAGAAGAGCAAATAGTACTTTCCAAGGTCATCGTGCACCTATTTGTGCCTTAGTTGTACAAGATGCTGGTAAACGGGTGTACTCTCTTTCGAAAGACAGATGTATCAAAGTGTGGGATGTATTAACCCAATCTTGTATTCAGGTtttaataataagatatttcATCGGAAGATACTTTTCTCGATTAATATTTCgcctaaagaaataaaagagcattaattaaataacaatataaaatctatgtataattagaatttaagTCAAGTTATTTTACACAGACATACAATGGTCTTCCCAGCGAATTGGGTGAACATACATCGATGACAGTGGTGTACAATACATTGAATCGTAAAATGATCATTGCTAGCTCAATGATCGCAGTGATTCTTTGCGATCCCCAGGTCAACAAAGAAATATCTGATGGTTTTACACATACAAAATCTATCAGCAGCGTTTTATATAACCATCTCTACAAAGTGGTAATTTATAcgatttgtataattttcattctctACGTctacagaaattaaaatattttacgaaatcgTTTAAAAACTTAGGTAGTTACGACTGGATTAGAttcttgtataataatttggGATCCATGGcttggaaatcgtttattctTAGTAACGCATGCACACAGTAGATTCATATATGGTCAATTTCATGACATTGAAATTACTGCTGCTTGTTTCGATGAATCTGAGCAATTGCTAGTAACAGGCGCTCGTGATGGTACATTGAAAGTTTGGAATTTTAATACCGGTACTTGTTTGCGGAACATGGCTCTTGAAACTCAGTGGTACGTATTTACCTATTTTGTTATCTTCTATTACAtatcaatattaaaaacaacatttttaatattctattgaTAATATTCGcaaatatatttcctataaatcCGTTTGATTATGTACAGTGAAATAACCAGTTTAGTTTGGCTGGAAAATCGAATCTTATGTAGTAGTTGGAATCGTCAAGTCGTAGAATTTGCAACTTCTGacgcatatgtatataaaaagaattgggGAACAATACACACCGATGATATTCTTTGTTCAGCCATGTGGTATCCTCAGGTATTGGCCACGGCAACTTTTAACGGAGAAATAATACTTTGGAGATTAGAAACCGGTCAACCgtatcgaaaatataaagttaACGAACCAATGTCAAGGTAAGATCTAGAACAATATGagaattgttaaaataatataaaaattacgctTCTAGACTTCATAACGCGGTGTAATAAACGATGTTAACTAATCAGTGTTATATAGATTTAGGATAAGATACCACAAAGATgaagtaacgtataaaataaaaaaacctGAACAAGTTACGAAAGAAATCATCTCGAAACAGAGGTATTCCATGGTATTGCAATTGTACTTTTTCTAAAACATATCCGAATCATCGTGATATACGTTTATAGTCAATATCCTACGGCTTCTAAGCATCAAGAATCCGCGTTGAATATTACACGAATTGTTGCTGTTCGAgctatgatatttttaaatgctcGGCCGGTTAGGCCCGATGTTGGAACGTTGCTAGTTTCTCTTGATTCAGGATATATACAAGTGTGGACTCATCATCCTGCCGGTGGATTTCTACAAGCTTTCTCGGTTATTCATTCTATACGTGATTGTGCATTAGCATTAGCAACTGATcctaaaaatcattttcttgtAACAGGTAAAAAAGGAATGCATTTAATTTCCAcgacattatttatttactataaGATTACTTtttgtatgtaacgtgatacttCATTgcgacaaaatatttaatacgaaaGGAAAGATAAAGCCAGAAAATATGATTGGGGAGTAAGtccgtttaaaaaaatttaggACACAATGCTGGATACATTAAAGTTTGGTATCTCGCGAATTATTTGTTGCCAAATCCTCCTAAGATATCTATGCCCGTTTTACGGTTGGAATTTCCATTTCTATGGAGAAAGAAAGTTATTGGTAGGGCAAAGAGAGCTGTAAAGGATCAACCTTTGCCACTTCTACTTTCATCTGTCCGTGGACATTTAAAATCTATTACGTCCGTCCAGATAATCCCAGATGCACGTATTGTCATTAGGTAATGAATGTTAATCTAGtgcttattattttatgaacttttaacttaattttatatgtacatctAATGTAATGGCtattaattacttttgaatttaaatattcactttttaatcattttctctgaaacaattatttttccaatacaTTTCATACAATCTATGCTGTTCTTTCTGTTGATTTTAAGTGGTAGTACAGACCATTCTGTACGCTTATGGACACTCGGTGGCCGTTATATTTCAACCTTCGGAACTTTCAAGCCTTGGTTACCAATTTTACCAACGATCCCAACGTAccaatattttaaagattacAAACATCCAGCAGATATTAAAAGAGTCGCTAGTTCTACTACGCTAcaagtaattaatttctcatgtaacaaattatttatcagaTTGGAAAGAAAGTTTGATTATTAAGTTGCACTGTTATGCAAACATGGAAAGATTCTTGAAGGAGGCGCGAGACAAGTAGAATCAGATTTTAAAAGTGACGAATTAAAAgctttgaaagaaatttcgagACCCGAACACACTATGATCGATGGAAGAAGACTTACTATTGCTGTGATGGATAAATCAGTCTTAATGATCTTTGCGGATTACCCAATTTTAGACACCTCTTTAccatatgtaaatatgttgTTTATCGCAACAGCAGTTCATCGAAATATGTTAAGCAATACACATAACTCAATGAGAATAACGTTACAGATACCTATATACACACATTTGAAATTAAGACCTTTGGAAATCATACAGACACCAAAATTACCAGCACTTCTACacgaacaaaaagaattaacgTAATTTggcttaattattattattcgctattgataataatctatataaaattaaatatatattactaacATTACTTGTTATAATCTTCTAGTAAAAGAACGCATTCGCAATTATAAAATCACTGCATCggcaaatattttgaaatatttcatcaaaGTAAAGGGTAATATCTCGTTAATATCgcattgtaataaatttttcttgaaaagagaaagaaagtgaCCCGTAACGTTTGTGCGCAATAGCGATAATAAGTcaaatctaataaaatttatttctcattaaAAAGTCATACCAGgacatttatttacttattgctaataattaattaaatgacaattctattttctatcgaccttagtaaaattaagaagatacatataaataagaaaaaatggtAGAATTtgattagtaaaataaaaataatatatgccTATGATcgttctaaaatataaaacctGGAATAGTCTTACGTACATCGATATGTCAagaacatatacatattttaatgacAGTAACGTCATTTCTATATTACATGCAAGGTATGATAAATATCGTTGCTCTAAGCCACAATACAAAATCAACAGTATTCAGTTTAACAAATTACACCCTTTTATTCGTTTTCCATCATGGAATAACGTGGTGGTGTCTTCCATATTGCACTGGACGTGCGTTGTAATCTACTCCTATCTATATTGTGAAACATTTGAGTTAGATCCGGTGTGCACTTTCTGCTACCAAAGAATTTATAGACTGCTCTTTCCGGAATGTAACGTTGCATGGCAAGTTGATTTTTACGTATGTACgctaaaattgataaaaattcgagTGCTCTGTGCATTCTAATGTTTACTAACTCGTTAAGTAAAACAATACTTACATTGTGCCCAATGTGGAATTGTATGCTTTGGTCTGGATTCATCGTCTGATTCATCGTCGTCAGGTTCACTATCCAAAACATAAGTGGTTGGGCCATGCTGTTTGGGGCCATATTTTGTCTAAAATATTGAACGAATAATAGCTTATGCCTTTATAACAGAAGAATGCTTTGATATTGTTTGTAATGTTACCTGTGATGTAAGCATCTGATGCTTAGCTTTCATTGCTTCGGCTGCAGCTTGTTGTTGAGCTCTTAATTCGGCTTCTTTTCGCCTTTCAGCTTCCTGTTCTCGGCGTCTTTGTTCAGCTAATATCCGCTCCGcttcttcttgttcttgtAAACGTTGTAAGCGCTGTTGCTCTTCatgctttcttctttcttccttttcctgcGAATTAATCCGACTGTAGCTTAATTTTCtatactatataaaaatcaatatcttCTCCGGTATCCTTATTTTTGTACGCatgtatcttttaaattatcaattttataccTGAGCACGTTGTAATTGAGCTAGACGTTTCTTCTCCATTTCTTCGCGTTGTCTGTCTTGCATTTGTTGTGCTAAACGtgctttttcctctctttctttctcagcTTTTTGACGTTTTTCCATATCTTGCTTTTCTTTCGCCTCTCTGGctaacttattttttaattctttttcttgtcttttcctttatgtaaaatatatttttcatatattactCAGTAATGTGTGTCTACTGATTTAAAATCAAGtaaattatatcgattaattttaatttaccttttcctttcttccgtTTGAAGTCTTAGCGCCTCTTCACGTTTTTTCCTCGCATCCTCGtcgttcaattttcttttcttttcatctaGTACTTTGTCCAGTGAATTACGTTTACTGACTGACTTTGGAGCTTGGATTAAAGATTCCAtcgatgtaataatatttgtgcGCGTTGCACTTAAAGCCCTATTGtgctaaaattaaaatactaccgtttaaaaatcttataatattagatactactaatagaaagaaatgaattttacaatcataTTAGTTTGATTCGCTGGAGTATGAGGAATACGATTAACAGACATTGGCAACTGAGTTCTTATTTTGCCTAATGGGGTTGACTTCTGTTGCTGTTTGTAGTTCATTTTCTCAACAGAAACTAGTTTATTAGCCTTTTGTTCTAATTGTAATTTGTTCTAAAAATAAGATTGgaaacataattaaatttacaatcgataaacaaaattgacaaatatcttgttaataaattttccttataataattctaattctaaATACCTCTTTATATTCATCGGCATCCTTATTCTGTtttgctaatgaaatttttttggCTTTTGCAAGCGACTTCCGTGCTAATTTTTGAACAACCACTTTCTCCGCAACGTTTGTATTTCCTGAAGCTTCTGTTTGTGCAGCAGCTCTAGTAGCACgtgtttttgttctcgttatTCGAGTTGGTGCATCGATATCAACAGCAAGTTTTGGAGTGTTCATGCCTGCTTGCTCAAATGCCTCAACTCTTTTTTTCACAGATTCCTTGGCATATGGACTGAATAAAGCATTCGATTTATACGTGTTTCTTATTTCCTTTAATCCTGTAATCGTACTCTTTTCCTTCAAAGACGGTTTTGTTGGAGTATTAAGTATTTCATCTTCGCTCGATGTCACAGATCTGTTCTTCCGCTTTTGTCgtgttttaatttcttgtttcttaatatttcctttagACCTTTTCACTTCAGGGGATGACTCATCTTCTGTGAGTAATTCATCAAACTCTTTGTTTGCCATCGTTTCTTTTAGCTGCTGCATCCTCTCCTCCAAAGCTGTTGACGACCGTGTTGTAAGTTTAGGTAACTTGGGAGACATAAATTCAGCCTTTCGTTCGACTGTTTTTTGttcattattttttcctaTACTACTAGCCAAGTTTTTATTAATCACtacagtttcatttaattttattgctgATAAAGGTTCTAAAATTACGGTAGCGTTCATCATCTTCTGCGTATAAGTAGAATTGACGTTCATCGTCGAATTCATAATAGGAGTAGGTTTCTCAAGTGCA
This Bombus pascuorum chromosome 1, iyBomPasc1.1, whole genome shotgun sequence DNA region includes the following protein-coding sequences:
- the LOC132912216 gene encoding WD repeat-containing protein on Y chromosome isoform X5, producing MDVTQLYDAFENILHIQMPHNEFKILFKKMNLKRDGNITWNEFISYLLIEFQRKDTTLQWQILRLPITDIPQLLKSHHRTAIHKIMFYPEVLPDRTTSFHRGFYLTVTKEGIINYWSLDLKYERSAQSVNPCLKVQHTLITDMIVMPDIQVVCTSSTECDLRFYDTAAKKFDLRIMISGLEYAVICMDYYFSKNIKEDSYIVLGDMSGSVKVMSFSPIERGPFKQEPQRDSLFIRYESVLKGELKGLKIVEFKNVHTDWVKQVAYYGSLRAFMSSSRCCNCSLLFSDLTGARIQYKFKVNMGISCFTFSEEGQLLITGGPDCIVRVWNPFVTRRANSTFQGHRAPICALVVQDAGKRVYSLSKDRCIKVWDVLTQSCIQTYNGLPSELGEHTSMTVVYNTLNRKMIIASSMIAVILCDPQVNKEISDGFTHTKSISSVLYNHLYKVVVTTGLDSCIIIWDPWLGNRLFLVTHAHSRFIYGQFHDIEITAACFDESEQLLVTGARDGTLKVWNFNTGTCLRNMALETQCEITSLVWLENRILCSSWNRQVVEFATSDAYVYKKNWGTIHTDDILCSAMWYPQVLATATFNGEIILWRLETGQPYRKYKVNEPMSRFRIRYHKDEVTYKIKKPEQVTKEIISKQSQYPTASKHQESALNITRIVAVRAMIFLNARPVRPDVGTLLVSLDSGYIQVWTHHPAGGFLQAFSVIHSIRDCALALATDPKNHFLVTGHNAGYIKVWYLANYLLPNPPKISMPVLRLEFPFLWRKKVIGRAKRAVKDQPLPLLLSSVRGHLKSITSVQIIPDARIVISGSTDHSVRLWTLGGRYISTFGTFKPWLPILPTIPTYQYFKDYKHPADIKRVASSTTLQILEGGARQVESDFKSDELKALKEISRPEHTMIDGRRLTIAVMDKSVLMIFADYPILDTSLPYVNMLFIATAVHRNMLSNTHNSMRITLQIPIYTHLKLRPLEIIQTPKLPALLHEQKELTKRTHSQL